A stretch of Bifidobacterium sp. ESL0704 DNA encodes these proteins:
- a CDS encoding SGNH/GDSL hydrolase family protein codes for MTLGIGTPIAVLEAMWAKHTIHLAEAPGGETFGVQKYHQPIPDNAKPLTLCAIGDSMVAACGTQDQKEGLTADLAQGLAQEFKRDIRWEAHGKLGATMRRVRYRLLPEVLKTGKTFDILVICAGSNDIMANRTLNEWRADLGAVLDEANPLSGHIVVLSPGQMQHEPALGKALRRALEREMDEQAAVSKDVCAEHGATYVDMIHENVHADAPDFFSADHFHPSAKGYGYMAQGVVAKLMTLRP; via the coding sequence ATGACATTGGGTATCGGAACCCCGATAGCGGTACTCGAGGCGATGTGGGCGAAACATACGATTCATCTGGCCGAAGCGCCCGGCGGTGAGACGTTCGGAGTGCAGAAATACCATCAGCCGATTCCTGATAACGCCAAGCCGCTGACCCTGTGCGCGATCGGCGATTCCATGGTGGCTGCTTGCGGCACGCAAGACCAAAAGGAAGGTCTTACAGCCGACCTTGCCCAAGGGCTTGCCCAGGAGTTCAAACGCGATATCAGGTGGGAGGCCCACGGCAAACTTGGTGCCACGATGCGCCGTGTTCGTTACCGTCTGCTTCCGGAAGTTCTCAAAACTGGAAAAACATTCGATATTCTGGTGATTTGCGCAGGTTCCAACGACATCATGGCCAACCGGACACTTAATGAATGGCGCGCCGACCTGGGTGCGGTGTTGGACGAGGCCAATCCGCTGAGCGGCCATATCGTCGTGCTCAGCCCCGGACAGATGCAGCATGAGCCGGCATTGGGCAAGGCCCTGCGTCGCGCTCTCGAGCGTGAGATGGATGAGCAGGCAGCCGTGAGCAAGGATGTCTGCGCGGAACATGGCGCAACTTACGTCGACATGATTCACGAAAACGTGCATGCCGACGCTCCTGATTTCTTCTCTGCCGACCATTTCCATCCCAGCGCCAAAGGTTATGGCTATATGGCTCAAGGCGTGGTCGCCAAGTTGATGACGCTGCGGCCATAG